One segment of Nostoc flagelliforme CCNUN1 DNA contains the following:
- a CDS encoding alpha/beta hydrolase has protein sequence MRTSWGSLKTVAGFFGALGKALAVGIALTQFGANTSAIAADTVVVRVGLFTETISLAELQKAAKTGELPGSLQPYAKRLSEEQRRFFLGALGMNIPMDVVTVNRLVNTQIGTTILSDFATALARKDKAGVQALRAGLVLGSTAPQGLSILSFIAAYPSKRLEIDLPKAFIVAGSLNTAFWRTQQFMLAIAPQLNPITSQPRTPQIAFPFDPSQPGTAQVKILNLSLNDQKRDRKIPVDVYWSTAATPDKPVIVFSHGFGSVRTELRYLAEHLASHGYVVAALEHPGSNEANTNLALQGKTRIMKPQEFLNRPQDISFVLDELEKLNQTANNPLAGKLATTNAMVVGYSFGGGTALAIAGAELQLERLKQRCKKNLTSLSLAENMQCIAQELPENRYQLRDTRIKQAIALNPTTSLMFGETGLTKVQVPTLVLAGSADKTTPALTEQIVGFDKIPSPKWLVGILGGTHLSVKDPSKTLDQIGQPNTPITGGEVVGEQAADVRKYLKAIALAFAFQMTPEAKNYAIFLTSDYAQFASTAAFPFRLITQIPPDAMAVVKEFVEK, from the coding sequence ATGAGAACAAGTTGGGGAAGTCTAAAGACAGTTGCGGGTTTCTTTGGGGCGTTGGGTAAAGCCCTTGCCGTAGGCATCGCACTTACACAGTTCGGAGCAAATACTTCGGCTATTGCGGCTGACACAGTTGTTGTGCGTGTCGGTTTATTTACAGAAACCATCTCCCTTGCTGAGTTGCAAAAGGCTGCAAAAACTGGGGAATTGCCTGGGAGTTTACAGCCTTACGCTAAAAGATTATCTGAAGAACAACGCCGTTTCTTTTTGGGGGCGCTGGGTATGAATATACCGATGGATGTTGTCACTGTTAATAGGTTAGTTAATACCCAGATTGGTACAACTATTCTCAGTGACTTTGCTACAGCCTTAGCCCGAAAGGACAAAGCTGGGGTGCAAGCACTGAGAGCAGGATTGGTATTAGGTTCTACTGCACCACAAGGTCTTTCTATACTAAGTTTTATCGCGGCTTATCCCAGTAAACGTTTAGAAATTGATTTACCAAAGGCTTTTATAGTTGCAGGGAGTTTGAATACAGCTTTTTGGCGCACCCAGCAATTTATGCTAGCCATTGCTCCCCAACTAAACCCCATAACATCGCAGCCTAGAACACCGCAGATTGCTTTCCCTTTTGATCCCAGCCAACCAGGAACCGCTCAAGTAAAAATACTCAACTTAAGCCTGAATGACCAAAAGCGCGACCGGAAAATTCCAGTTGATGTTTATTGGTCAACTGCTGCAACTCCCGACAAACCTGTAATTGTCTTTTCTCACGGCTTCGGGTCAGTCCGCACGGAGTTGCGTTACCTTGCAGAACATTTAGCATCCCACGGTTATGTAGTAGCGGCTTTAGAACATCCCGGTAGTAATGAGGCAAATACTAACTTAGCATTACAAGGTAAAACCAGAATTATGAAGCCTCAGGAGTTTTTAAATCGCCCTCAAGATATTAGCTTTGTTCTCGACGAATTAGAAAAGCTCAATCAAACAGCTAATAATCCGCTTGCTGGGAAACTTGCAACCACGAACGCGATGGTTGTTGGCTATTCTTTTGGTGGTGGTACAGCTTTAGCTATTGCTGGAGCAGAGTTACAACTAGAACGACTCAAACAACGTTGCAAAAAGAACTTGACTAGCTTAAGTCTGGCAGAAAATATGCAGTGCATCGCTCAAGAACTACCAGAAAATAGGTATCAACTGCGGGATACTAGAATCAAACAGGCGATCGCCCTCAATCCTACAACTTCTCTAATGTTTGGCGAAACTGGGTTAACTAAGGTGCAAGTTCCTACCCTAGTGTTAGCAGGTTCCGCAGATAAAACCACCCCAGCTTTAACTGAACAGATTGTAGGATTTGACAAAATCCCATCCCCCAAATGGCTAGTTGGTATACTTGGCGGTACTCATCTGAGTGTAAAAGACCCCAGTAAGACTTTGGATCAGATAGGACAACCAAATACACCAATTACTGGCGGTGAAGTTGTGGGCGAACAAGCAGCAGATGTTCGCAAGTACCTTAAAGCTATAGCTTTGGCCTTTGCTTTCCAGATGACTCCAGAAGCAAAAAACTACGCTATTTTTCTGACATCAGATTATGCTCAATTTGCTTCGACTGCGGCATTTCCATTTCGCCTAATTACGCAGATTCCTCCTGATGCTATGGCTGTGGTGAAAGAATTTGTTGAGAAATAA
- a CDS encoding DUF6875 domain-containing protein: MELYTTLEIEQLQQNEDLPYLIEIMEWVKNFLGRPHPNLGRPGVVCPFVPYSLKSNSIRLAVIHTKDLCAEQLEEVVGRYRDIFLKMDVKEQDLAINRAFLLIFPDIHIEDASKLVDSVQQKLKPLFVESGLMIGEFHKRNETPGLHNPNFRPLRSPIPLLAIRFMVEADLPFLESPADPYLRIRYLEAYINCFANKFTDETKFKNAHQALALAKEQTAIFK, translated from the coding sequence ATGGAACTTTATACAACTCTTGAAATAGAACAACTCCAGCAAAATGAAGACCTTCCTTACTTGATTGAAATTATGGAGTGGGTGAAAAATTTTTTAGGAAGACCTCATCCTAACTTAGGAAGACCCGGCGTAGTTTGCCCTTTTGTACCTTACTCTCTCAAGTCAAACAGTATTCGTCTGGCAGTTATTCACACAAAAGATTTGTGTGCAGAGCAATTAGAAGAGGTTGTTGGACGCTACCGAGATATCTTTCTTAAGATGGATGTTAAAGAGCAAGACTTAGCAATAAATAGAGCTTTTTTACTCATCTTTCCTGACATCCATATAGAAGATGCTTCTAAACTGGTAGATAGTGTCCAACAAAAACTTAAACCTTTGTTTGTTGAGTCAGGACTGATGATAGGAGAATTTCATAAACGTAATGAAACTCCTGGTCTGCACAACCCAAACTTTCGTCCACTTCGTAGCCCTATCCCCTTGCTGGCTATCCGGTTTATGGTTGAAGCTGACCTGCCCTTTCTTGAGAGTCCGGCTGATCCATACTTACGTATTCGATATCTGGAAGCTTATATAAACTGTTTTGCTAATAAATTTACAGATGAAACAAAGTTTAAAAATGCTCATCAAGCATTAGCTTTAGCGAAAGAACAAACAGCTATTTTCAAGTAA